One region of Natronorubrum aibiense genomic DNA includes:
- the rpmC gene encoding 50S ribosomal protein L29 — MAILHVEEIRDMTPAEREEELEELETELLNQKSVLAAGGAPENPGRIGELGRTIARIKTIQREEGDLEDEE, encoded by the coding sequence ATGGCGATCCTCCACGTCGAAGAGATCCGCGACATGACGCCCGCCGAGCGCGAAGAAGAGCTCGAAGAACTCGAGACGGAACTGCTGAACCAGAAGTCCGTTCTCGCAGCCGGTGGTGCCCCGGAGAATCCGGGCCGAATCGGCGAACTCGGTCGCACCATCGCGCGGATCAAGACGATCCAGCGCGAGGAAGGCGACCTCGAAGACGAGGAGTAA
- a CDS encoding ribonuclease P protein component 1: MALTPETLPRHELNGLPIRVVESDDDSRVGLEGRVVIETTNTLSIEVRDDGESRVVMVPKSGSTFEFAITDDAADFPKESGTMSKLADTQPADTEQSDAADRAGEDVAYVTVDGSRLLSRPARRTETTGDSPWQ, encoded by the coding sequence ATGGCACTGACACCCGAGACCCTGCCGCGACACGAACTCAACGGACTCCCCATCCGAGTCGTCGAGAGTGACGACGACTCTCGAGTGGGTCTGGAGGGGCGCGTCGTCATCGAGACGACCAACACCCTCTCGATAGAAGTTCGAGACGACGGCGAGTCTCGGGTCGTGATGGTGCCGAAGTCGGGCTCGACGTTCGAGTTCGCGATCACAGATGACGCCGCCGACTTCCCGAAGGAGTCGGGGACCATGTCCAAACTGGCCGACACTCAACCTGCGGACACCGAGCAATCGGACGCCGCAGACCGAGCTGGCGAGGATGTGGCCTACGTTACGGTCGATGGATCGCGGCTGCTCTCACGACCCGCCCGACGCACGGAAACGACTGGTGATTCACCATGGCAATAG
- a CDS encoding 30S ribosomal protein S3, whose amino-acid sequence MADEHQFIENGLQRSQIDEFFQEELGRAGYGGMDVAKTPMGTQIVLKAEKPGMVIGKGGENIRKVTTALEEKFNLEDPQIDVQEVEEPDLNARIVADRLANALERGWYFRKAGHTTIDRIMEAGALGAEIVLSGKVTGARSRVEKFNRGYIKHNGEPAEEVVDHGQGVAVMKLGTIGVNVKIIPPGAELPDDFAVYEDMDPEEVVPDAVEANEAEGVEELLEGEPEDAEATDAGAEAAADEAVETDTEADLDEDVVEEAIEAEVDADEEDVDVPDESPIEEDLDELEEDVEAEAEELVAEMEDDEDEGGDA is encoded by the coding sequence ATGGCTGACGAACACCAGTTCATCGAAAACGGCCTTCAGCGGTCCCAGATCGACGAATTCTTCCAAGAAGAACTCGGCCGCGCAGGCTATGGTGGCATGGACGTCGCCAAAACGCCGATGGGAACGCAGATCGTCCTCAAGGCCGAAAAGCCCGGGATGGTCATCGGCAAAGGTGGCGAGAACATCCGGAAGGTAACGACGGCACTCGAGGAGAAGTTCAACCTCGAGGACCCACAGATCGACGTGCAGGAGGTCGAAGAACCCGACCTGAACGCACGCATCGTCGCCGATCGACTGGCCAACGCACTCGAGCGTGGCTGGTACTTCCGGAAAGCCGGTCACACGACGATCGACCGGATCATGGAAGCCGGCGCACTCGGTGCCGAGATCGTCCTCTCCGGGAAGGTCACGGGCGCTCGATCGCGCGTCGAGAAGTTCAACCGTGGCTACATCAAGCACAACGGCGAACCCGCCGAAGAGGTCGTCGACCACGGGCAGGGCGTCGCCGTCATGAAACTCGGTACTATCGGGGTCAACGTCAAGATCATCCCGCCAGGTGCCGAGCTGCCTGACGACTTCGCCGTCTACGAAGACATGGATCCCGAGGAAGTCGTCCCTGACGCCGTCGAAGCCAACGAGGCCGAAGGTGTCGAGGAACTCCTCGAGGGCGAACCCGAAGACGCCGAGGCAACCGACGCTGGCGCCGAAGCGGCGGCCGACGAGGCCGTCGAAACGGACACCGAGGCCGACCTCGACGAAGACGTCGTCGAGGAAGCCATCGAAGCCGAAGTCGACGCCGACGAAGAGGACGTCGACGTTCCGGACGAGTCTCCGATCGAGGAAGACCTCGATGAACTCGAGGAAGACGTCGAAGCGGAAGCCGAAGAACTCGTGGCGGAGATGGAAGACGACGAAGACGAGGGAGGTGACGCCTGA